The following are encoded together in the Pygocentrus nattereri isolate fPygNat1 chromosome 3, fPygNat1.pri, whole genome shotgun sequence genome:
- the slc6a16b gene encoding solute carrier family 6 member 16b isoform X3 has product MSCEKPPLPPADMGVEQDAGPVAVPEAPPEAARGGWDSKVEYFLAQVGFSVGLGNVWRFPYLCHQNGGGAFLLLYIVLMVLVGVPLFFLELAAGQHIRQGSIGVWRHISPKLVGIGYSSCVVCFFVALYYNVIIGWSIFYLLNSFQSPLPWEKCPREGNNTVAECAASSATSYFWYRKALDVTDSISETGQFNLVITGCLAIAWVIVCLAMYKGIKSTGKVMYFSSVFPYVVLLCFLVRGLMLDGASEGIMYMLYPKLEIWGNVQVWRQAATQVFFALGLGFGSVIAYSSYNPRSNNCHRDAITVSSVNFFTSVLASLVVFAVLGFRAKTFAKECIIRNLKLVSEAGITSLLINVTEPNSVSLETYAHWYEFQGKGLYITDTNITSCNLDDEMKKGVQGTGLAFIVFTEAMTLFPASPFWSALFFLMLLNLGLSTMFGTMAGILTPLTDTFKTLRKRKLCFTACSCAVGFLIGLLFTQRCGNYFVVMFDDYSATLPLIIVVVFQTVSIAWVYGADRFLEDIRQMLGRPVWGVYKYLWKYVCLSAMLGLLCASLLRMCFSRPKYTAWNREKAVEEELEYPDWALAVLSSLIVIAVLPVPLGYAYSVLQQRTGQSALDTEAGYAPCSTTDTDPTPNSTPMAEENFGLLACGEGAEQGEESTRV; this is encoded by the exons ATGAGCTGTGAGAAGCCGCCGCTGCCCCCCGCCGATATGGGCGTGGAGCAGGATGCAGGTCCAGTGGCGGTTCCTGAAGCTCCGCCGGAGGCAGCGCGTGGCGGGTGGGACAGTAAAGTGGAGTACTTTCTGGCTCAGGTGGGCTTCAGCGTGGGGCTGGGGAACGTGTGGAGGTTCCCTTATCTCTGCCATCAGAACGGAGGAG gGGCGTTCCTGTTGCTGTATATAGTCCTGATGGTGTTGGTGGGGGTCCCGTTGTTTTTTCTGGAGCTGGCTGCCGGTCAGCATATCCGTCAGGGCAGTATCGGAGTGTGGAGACACATCTCTCCCAAACTGGTGGGCATTGGATACTCCAGCTGTGTG gtgtgtTTCTTCGTGGCTCTGTATTATAACGTGATCATTGGCTGGAGTATATTTTATCTCCTGAACTCCTTCCAGAGTCCGTTGCCGTGGGAGAAGTGCCCCAGAGAGGGAAACAATACAG TGGCTGAATGTGCTGCGAGTTCCGCCACCTCGTACTTCTGGTACCGGAAAGCTCTGGACGTCACGGACTCCATCAGCGAGACCGGGCAGTTTAACCTGGTCATCACCGGCTGTCTGGCCATAGCGTGGGTCATCGTCTGTCTTGCCATGTACAAGGGAATCAAATCCACCGGCAAG GTGATGTATTTTTCCTCGGTGTTTCCGTACGtggtgctgctgtgttttctggTCCGAGGTCTGATGCTAGACGGAGCTTCGGAGGGCATCATGTACATGCTGTACCCCAAg ctGGAGATCTGGGGTAACGTGCAGGTGTGGCGTCAGGCGGCTACGCAGGTGTTTTTTGCGCTGGGGTTGGGTTTCGGTTCCGTTATTGCGTACTCCTCCTACAACCCGCGCAGCAACAACTGTCACCGTGACGCCATCACCGTCTCAAGCGTCAACTTCTTCACCTCCGTCCTGGCCTCGCTGGTGGTGTTCGCCGTGCTGGGATTCAGAGCCAAAACCTTCGCCAAGGAGTGCATCATACG TAATCTGAAGCTGGTATCTGAGGCTGGTATTACTTCTCTGCTCATCAACGTGACGGAGCCAAATTCCGTGTCTTTGGAGACGTATGCACACTGGTATGAGTTCCAAGGCAAGGGGCTGTACATCACTGACACCAACATCACATCCTGTAATCTGGATGACGAGATGAAGAAG GGTGTACAGGGAACAGGTTTGGCATTCATTGTGTTCACTGAGGCGATGACGTTGTTTCCAGCTTCTCCGTTTTGGTCAGCCCTGTTCTTCCTCATGTTATTGAACCTCGGTCTGTCCACCATGTTTGGCACCATGGCAGGAATCCTAACCCCCCTCACCGACACCTTCAAAACGCTCCGCAAACGCAAACTGTGCTTCACAG catgtAGCTGTGCGGTGGGCTTTTTGATTGGTCTGTTGTTTACTCAGCGCTGTGGGAATTATTTTGTGGTGATGTTTGATGATTATTCAGCTACACTGCCGCTCATCATCGTCGTTGTTTTCCAAACTGTCAGCATCGCCTGGGTGTACGGAGCAGACAG GTTCCTTGAGGACATAAGGCAGATGCTGGGCCGGCCAGTGTGGGGAGTGTATAAGTACCTGTGGaagtatgtgtgtttgtcagccATGCTGGGGCTGCTCTGTGCCAGCTTACTGCGCATGTGTTTCAGCAGACCCAAATACACAGCCTGGAACCGAGagaag GCCGTGGAGGAGGAGTTGGAGTATCCTGATTGGGCTCTGGCCGTCCTGTCATCTCTCATAGTCATCGCAGTGCTGCCGGTTCCTCTGGGATACGCCTACTCTGTCCTGCAGCAGCGCACTGGGCAATCAGCTCTGGACACTGAGGCAGGATACGCCCCCTGCAGCACAACAGACACTGACCCCACCCCCAACAGTACTCCAATGGCTGAGGAGAACTTCGGGCTCCTGGCATGCGGTGAGGGGGCGGAGCAAGGGGAGGAGTCTACCAGAGTATAA
- the slc6a16b gene encoding solute carrier family 6 member 16b isoform X1 has translation MGGVLCAQCSALGVQQGEVLRTEGGAVELEVQPRRCSTRTGVDASSGSRREAQQLRGEFYPRPGQMSCEKPPLPPADMGVEQDAGPVAVPEAPPEAARGGWDSKVEYFLAQVGFSVGLGNVWRFPYLCHQNGGGAFLLLYIVLMVLVGVPLFFLELAAGQHIRQGSIGVWRHISPKLVGIGYSSCVVCFFVALYYNVIIGWSIFYLLNSFQSPLPWEKCPREGNNTVAECAASSATSYFWYRKALDVTDSISETGQFNLVITGCLAIAWVIVCLAMYKGIKSTGKVMYFSSVFPYVVLLCFLVRGLMLDGASEGIMYMLYPKLEIWGNVQVWRQAATQVFFALGLGFGSVIAYSSYNPRSNNCHRDAITVSSVNFFTSVLASLVVFAVLGFRAKTFAKECIIRNLKLVSEAGITSLLINVTEPNSVSLETYAHWYEFQGKGLYITDTNITSCNLDDEMKKGVQGTGLAFIVFTEAMTLFPASPFWSALFFLMLLNLGLSTMFGTMAGILTPLTDTFKTLRKRKLCFTACSCAVGFLIGLLFTQRCGNYFVVMFDDYSATLPLIIVVVFQTVSIAWVYGADRFLEDIRQMLGRPVWGVYKYLWKYVCLSAMLGLLCASLLRMCFSRPKYTAWNREKAVEEELEYPDWALAVLSSLIVIAVLPVPLGYAYSVLQQRTGQSALDTEAGYAPCSTTDTDPTPNSTPMAEENFGLLACGEGAEQGEESTRV, from the exons ATGAGCTGTGAGAAGCCGCCGCTGCCCCCCGCCGATATGGGCGTGGAGCAGGATGCAGGTCCAGTGGCGGTTCCTGAAGCTCCGCCGGAGGCAGCGCGTGGCGGGTGGGACAGTAAAGTGGAGTACTTTCTGGCTCAGGTGGGCTTCAGCGTGGGGCTGGGGAACGTGTGGAGGTTCCCTTATCTCTGCCATCAGAACGGAGGAG gGGCGTTCCTGTTGCTGTATATAGTCCTGATGGTGTTGGTGGGGGTCCCGTTGTTTTTTCTGGAGCTGGCTGCCGGTCAGCATATCCGTCAGGGCAGTATCGGAGTGTGGAGACACATCTCTCCCAAACTGGTGGGCATTGGATACTCCAGCTGTGTG gtgtgtTTCTTCGTGGCTCTGTATTATAACGTGATCATTGGCTGGAGTATATTTTATCTCCTGAACTCCTTCCAGAGTCCGTTGCCGTGGGAGAAGTGCCCCAGAGAGGGAAACAATACAG TGGCTGAATGTGCTGCGAGTTCCGCCACCTCGTACTTCTGGTACCGGAAAGCTCTGGACGTCACGGACTCCATCAGCGAGACCGGGCAGTTTAACCTGGTCATCACCGGCTGTCTGGCCATAGCGTGGGTCATCGTCTGTCTTGCCATGTACAAGGGAATCAAATCCACCGGCAAG GTGATGTATTTTTCCTCGGTGTTTCCGTACGtggtgctgctgtgttttctggTCCGAGGTCTGATGCTAGACGGAGCTTCGGAGGGCATCATGTACATGCTGTACCCCAAg ctGGAGATCTGGGGTAACGTGCAGGTGTGGCGTCAGGCGGCTACGCAGGTGTTTTTTGCGCTGGGGTTGGGTTTCGGTTCCGTTATTGCGTACTCCTCCTACAACCCGCGCAGCAACAACTGTCACCGTGACGCCATCACCGTCTCAAGCGTCAACTTCTTCACCTCCGTCCTGGCCTCGCTGGTGGTGTTCGCCGTGCTGGGATTCAGAGCCAAAACCTTCGCCAAGGAGTGCATCATACG TAATCTGAAGCTGGTATCTGAGGCTGGTATTACTTCTCTGCTCATCAACGTGACGGAGCCAAATTCCGTGTCTTTGGAGACGTATGCACACTGGTATGAGTTCCAAGGCAAGGGGCTGTACATCACTGACACCAACATCACATCCTGTAATCTGGATGACGAGATGAAGAAG GGTGTACAGGGAACAGGTTTGGCATTCATTGTGTTCACTGAGGCGATGACGTTGTTTCCAGCTTCTCCGTTTTGGTCAGCCCTGTTCTTCCTCATGTTATTGAACCTCGGTCTGTCCACCATGTTTGGCACCATGGCAGGAATCCTAACCCCCCTCACCGACACCTTCAAAACGCTCCGCAAACGCAAACTGTGCTTCACAG catgtAGCTGTGCGGTGGGCTTTTTGATTGGTCTGTTGTTTACTCAGCGCTGTGGGAATTATTTTGTGGTGATGTTTGATGATTATTCAGCTACACTGCCGCTCATCATCGTCGTTGTTTTCCAAACTGTCAGCATCGCCTGGGTGTACGGAGCAGACAG GTTCCTTGAGGACATAAGGCAGATGCTGGGCCGGCCAGTGTGGGGAGTGTATAAGTACCTGTGGaagtatgtgtgtttgtcagccATGCTGGGGCTGCTCTGTGCCAGCTTACTGCGCATGTGTTTCAGCAGACCCAAATACACAGCCTGGAACCGAGagaag GCCGTGGAGGAGGAGTTGGAGTATCCTGATTGGGCTCTGGCCGTCCTGTCATCTCTCATAGTCATCGCAGTGCTGCCGGTTCCTCTGGGATACGCCTACTCTGTCCTGCAGCAGCGCACTGGGCAATCAGCTCTGGACACTGAGGCAGGATACGCCCCCTGCAGCACAACAGACACTGACCCCACCCCCAACAGTACTCCAATGGCTGAGGAGAACTTCGGGCTCCTGGCATGCGGTGAGGGGGCGGAGCAAGGGGAGGAGTCTACCAGAGTATAA
- the slc6a16b gene encoding solute carrier family 6 member 16b isoform X2 translates to MPPRDPGEKRSSSAMSCEKPPLPPADMGVEQDAGPVAVPEAPPEAARGGWDSKVEYFLAQVGFSVGLGNVWRFPYLCHQNGGGAFLLLYIVLMVLVGVPLFFLELAAGQHIRQGSIGVWRHISPKLVGIGYSSCVVCFFVALYYNVIIGWSIFYLLNSFQSPLPWEKCPREGNNTVAECAASSATSYFWYRKALDVTDSISETGQFNLVITGCLAIAWVIVCLAMYKGIKSTGKVMYFSSVFPYVVLLCFLVRGLMLDGASEGIMYMLYPKLEIWGNVQVWRQAATQVFFALGLGFGSVIAYSSYNPRSNNCHRDAITVSSVNFFTSVLASLVVFAVLGFRAKTFAKECIIRNLKLVSEAGITSLLINVTEPNSVSLETYAHWYEFQGKGLYITDTNITSCNLDDEMKKGVQGTGLAFIVFTEAMTLFPASPFWSALFFLMLLNLGLSTMFGTMAGILTPLTDTFKTLRKRKLCFTACSCAVGFLIGLLFTQRCGNYFVVMFDDYSATLPLIIVVVFQTVSIAWVYGADRFLEDIRQMLGRPVWGVYKYLWKYVCLSAMLGLLCASLLRMCFSRPKYTAWNREKAVEEELEYPDWALAVLSSLIVIAVLPVPLGYAYSVLQQRTGQSALDTEAGYAPCSTTDTDPTPNSTPMAEENFGLLACGEGAEQGEESTRV, encoded by the exons ATGAGCTGTGAGAAGCCGCCGCTGCCCCCCGCCGATATGGGCGTGGAGCAGGATGCAGGTCCAGTGGCGGTTCCTGAAGCTCCGCCGGAGGCAGCGCGTGGCGGGTGGGACAGTAAAGTGGAGTACTTTCTGGCTCAGGTGGGCTTCAGCGTGGGGCTGGGGAACGTGTGGAGGTTCCCTTATCTCTGCCATCAGAACGGAGGAG gGGCGTTCCTGTTGCTGTATATAGTCCTGATGGTGTTGGTGGGGGTCCCGTTGTTTTTTCTGGAGCTGGCTGCCGGTCAGCATATCCGTCAGGGCAGTATCGGAGTGTGGAGACACATCTCTCCCAAACTGGTGGGCATTGGATACTCCAGCTGTGTG gtgtgtTTCTTCGTGGCTCTGTATTATAACGTGATCATTGGCTGGAGTATATTTTATCTCCTGAACTCCTTCCAGAGTCCGTTGCCGTGGGAGAAGTGCCCCAGAGAGGGAAACAATACAG TGGCTGAATGTGCTGCGAGTTCCGCCACCTCGTACTTCTGGTACCGGAAAGCTCTGGACGTCACGGACTCCATCAGCGAGACCGGGCAGTTTAACCTGGTCATCACCGGCTGTCTGGCCATAGCGTGGGTCATCGTCTGTCTTGCCATGTACAAGGGAATCAAATCCACCGGCAAG GTGATGTATTTTTCCTCGGTGTTTCCGTACGtggtgctgctgtgttttctggTCCGAGGTCTGATGCTAGACGGAGCTTCGGAGGGCATCATGTACATGCTGTACCCCAAg ctGGAGATCTGGGGTAACGTGCAGGTGTGGCGTCAGGCGGCTACGCAGGTGTTTTTTGCGCTGGGGTTGGGTTTCGGTTCCGTTATTGCGTACTCCTCCTACAACCCGCGCAGCAACAACTGTCACCGTGACGCCATCACCGTCTCAAGCGTCAACTTCTTCACCTCCGTCCTGGCCTCGCTGGTGGTGTTCGCCGTGCTGGGATTCAGAGCCAAAACCTTCGCCAAGGAGTGCATCATACG TAATCTGAAGCTGGTATCTGAGGCTGGTATTACTTCTCTGCTCATCAACGTGACGGAGCCAAATTCCGTGTCTTTGGAGACGTATGCACACTGGTATGAGTTCCAAGGCAAGGGGCTGTACATCACTGACACCAACATCACATCCTGTAATCTGGATGACGAGATGAAGAAG GGTGTACAGGGAACAGGTTTGGCATTCATTGTGTTCACTGAGGCGATGACGTTGTTTCCAGCTTCTCCGTTTTGGTCAGCCCTGTTCTTCCTCATGTTATTGAACCTCGGTCTGTCCACCATGTTTGGCACCATGGCAGGAATCCTAACCCCCCTCACCGACACCTTCAAAACGCTCCGCAAACGCAAACTGTGCTTCACAG catgtAGCTGTGCGGTGGGCTTTTTGATTGGTCTGTTGTTTACTCAGCGCTGTGGGAATTATTTTGTGGTGATGTTTGATGATTATTCAGCTACACTGCCGCTCATCATCGTCGTTGTTTTCCAAACTGTCAGCATCGCCTGGGTGTACGGAGCAGACAG GTTCCTTGAGGACATAAGGCAGATGCTGGGCCGGCCAGTGTGGGGAGTGTATAAGTACCTGTGGaagtatgtgtgtttgtcagccATGCTGGGGCTGCTCTGTGCCAGCTTACTGCGCATGTGTTTCAGCAGACCCAAATACACAGCCTGGAACCGAGagaag GCCGTGGAGGAGGAGTTGGAGTATCCTGATTGGGCTCTGGCCGTCCTGTCATCTCTCATAGTCATCGCAGTGCTGCCGGTTCCTCTGGGATACGCCTACTCTGTCCTGCAGCAGCGCACTGGGCAATCAGCTCTGGACACTGAGGCAGGATACGCCCCCTGCAGCACAACAGACACTGACCCCACCCCCAACAGTACTCCAATGGCTGAGGAGAACTTCGGGCTCCTGGCATGCGGTGAGGGGGCGGAGCAAGGGGAGGAGTCTACCAGAGTATAA